From the Thunnus albacares chromosome 24, fThuAlb1.1, whole genome shotgun sequence genome, one window contains:
- the LOC122976219 gene encoding abl interactor 1-like isoform X7 yields the protein MAELQMLLEEEIPAGRSALLDSFTNLERVAEYCESNYVQSPDKQRALEETKNYTTQSLASVAYLINTLANNVLQMLDIQASQLRRMESSINHISQTVDIHKEKVARREIGILTTNKNTSRTHKIIAPANPERPVRYIRKPIDYSLLDDMGHGVKASAQNMKAGGGALPRTNPPTQKPPSPPMTGKGTLGSGSSGGSHPSSSRSSSRENSGSGSVGVPIAVPTPAPPTAFPGAPQFYSMNRPAQQPQSQQVGGSLPYRRPSSVTGQPNMPHNQSQLNGGPHFAQNQAGPLAPPPPSMQITPQLPLMGFVARVQETISDVPPPPPPADEPVFEEPTPPPPPPEDYEDDEDEEESAVVEYSDPYAEEDPPWAPRSYLEKVVAIYDYARDKEDELSFQEGAIIYVIKKNDDGWYEGVMNGTTGLFPGNYVESIMHYAD from the exons TCTCCAGACAAGCAGAGGGCGCTGGAGGAGACCAAGAACTACACCACCCAGTCTCTGGCCAGCGTAGCCTACCTGATAAACACTCTGGCCAACAATGTCCTGCAGATGCTGGACATCCAGGCCTCGCAGCTCCGCCGCATGGAGTCCTCcatcaaccacatctcacag ACGGTGGACATCCATAAAGAGAAGGTAGCCAGGCGGGAGATCGGCATCCTCACCACCAACAAGAACACGTCCCGCACACACAAGATCATCGCCCCAGCCAATCCAGAGAGGCCTGTGCGCTACATCCGCAAACCCATCGACTACAGCCTGCTAGACGACATGGGTCACGGAGTCAAG GCCAGCGCTCAGAACATGAAGGCCGGAGGAGGCGCGCTCCCTCGCACCAACCCCCCCACACAGAAGCCCCCCAGCCCGCCCATGACAGGGAAGGGGACCCTCGG CAGTGGGAGCAGCGGAGGCAGCCACCCCAGCAGCAGTCGCAGCAGCAGCCGAGAGAACAGCGGCAGCGGCAGCGTGGGCGTGCCCATCGCCGTGCCCACCCCGGCCCCGCCCACCGCCTTCCCAG GTGCTCCTCAGTTCTACAGCATGAACCGCCCGGCGCAGCAGCCCCAAAGCCAGCAGGTCGGAGGCTCCCTGCCGTACCGCCGACCCTCGTCTGTCACCGGACAGCCCAACATGCCACACAACCAGAGCCAGCTCAACGGCGGACCCCACTTCGCCCAGAACCAAG CAGGTCCGCTCGcgccccctcccccctccatgCAGATCACCCCTCAGCTGCCTCTGATGGGCTTTGTGGCCCGAGTTCAGGAGACTA TCTCAGACGTGCCGCCCCCGCCTCCGCCTGCAGATGAGCCGGTGTTTGAGGAACCCACACCTCCTCCGCCGCCGCCGGAGGACTACGAGGACGATGAAGACGAGGAGGAGTCGGCGGTGGTGGAGTACAGCGACCCCTACGCGGAGGAGGACCCGCCCTGGGCCCCTCGCAGCTACCTGGAGaaag TGGTGGCCATCTACGACTACGCTCGAGACAAAGAAGACGAGCTTTCGTTCCAGGAGGGCGCCATCATCTACGTGATCAAGAAGAACGACGACGGCTGGTATGAGGGCGTGATGAACGGGACCACGGGCCTCTTCCCCGGCAACTACGTCGAGTCCATCATGCACTACGCCGACTGA
- the LOC122976219 gene encoding abl interactor 2-like isoform X6, giving the protein MAELQMLLEEEIPAGRSALLDSFTNLERVAEYCESNYVQSPDKQRALEETKNYTTQSLASVAYLINTLANNVLQMLDIQASQLRRMESSINHISQTVDIHKEKVARREIGILTTNKNTSRTHKIIAPANPERPVRYIRKPIDYSLLDDMGHGVKASAQNMKAGGGALPRTNPPTQKPPSPPMTGKGTLGRHSPYRTLEPVRPPVVPNDYVSSPTRNMAPPQQSPARTASVNQRNRTYSGSSGGSHPSSSRSSSRENSGSGSVGVPIAVPTPAPPTAFPGAPQFYSMNRPAQQPQSQQVGGSLPYRRPSSVTGQPNMPHNQSQLNGGPHFAQNQVSDVPPPPPPADEPVFEEPTPPPPPPEDYEDDEDEEESAVVEYSDPYAEEDPPWAPRSYLEKVVAIYDYARDKEDELSFQEGAIIYVIKKNDDGWYEGVMNGTTGLFPGNYVESIMHYAD; this is encoded by the exons TCTCCAGACAAGCAGAGGGCGCTGGAGGAGACCAAGAACTACACCACCCAGTCTCTGGCCAGCGTAGCCTACCTGATAAACACTCTGGCCAACAATGTCCTGCAGATGCTGGACATCCAGGCCTCGCAGCTCCGCCGCATGGAGTCCTCcatcaaccacatctcacag ACGGTGGACATCCATAAAGAGAAGGTAGCCAGGCGGGAGATCGGCATCCTCACCACCAACAAGAACACGTCCCGCACACACAAGATCATCGCCCCAGCCAATCCAGAGAGGCCTGTGCGCTACATCCGCAAACCCATCGACTACAGCCTGCTAGACGACATGGGTCACGGAGTCAAG GCCAGCGCTCAGAACATGAAGGCCGGAGGAGGCGCGCTCCCTCGCACCAACCCCCCCACACAGAAGCCCCCCAGCCCGCCCATGACAGGGAAGGGGACCCTCGG GCGCCACTCCCCCTATAGGACGCTTGAGCCGGTGCGTCCACCCGTTGTCCCTAACGACTACGTCTCGAGCCCGACGCGCAACATGGCGCCCCCCCAGCAGAGCCCTGCACGCACTGCATCTGTTAATCAGAGGAACCGCACGTACAG TGGGAGCAGCGGAGGCAGCCACCCCAGCAGCAGTCGCAGCAGCAGCCGAGAGAACAGCGGCAGCGGCAGCGTGGGCGTGCCCATCGCCGTGCCCACCCCGGCCCCGCCCACCGCCTTCCCAG GTGCTCCTCAGTTCTACAGCATGAACCGCCCGGCGCAGCAGCCCCAAAGCCAGCAGGTCGGAGGCTCCCTGCCGTACCGCCGACCCTCGTCTGTCACCGGACAGCCCAACATGCCACACAACCAGAGCCAGCTCAACGGCGGACCCCACTTCGCCCAGAACCAAG TCTCAGACGTGCCGCCCCCGCCTCCGCCTGCAGATGAGCCGGTGTTTGAGGAACCCACACCTCCTCCGCCGCCGCCGGAGGACTACGAGGACGATGAAGACGAGGAGGAGTCGGCGGTGGTGGAGTACAGCGACCCCTACGCGGAGGAGGACCCGCCCTGGGCCCCTCGCAGCTACCTGGAGaaag TGGTGGCCATCTACGACTACGCTCGAGACAAAGAAGACGAGCTTTCGTTCCAGGAGGGCGCCATCATCTACGTGATCAAGAAGAACGACGACGGCTGGTATGAGGGCGTGATGAACGGGACCACGGGCCTCTTCCCCGGCAACTACGTCGAGTCCATCATGCACTACGCCGACTGA
- the LOC122976219 gene encoding abl interactor 2-like isoform X4 — protein sequence MAELQMLLEEEIPAGRSALLDSFTNLERVAEYCESNYVQSPDKQRALEETKNYTTQSLASVAYLINTLANNVLQMLDIQASQLRRMESSINHISQTVDIHKEKVARREIGILTTNKNTSRTHKIIAPANPERPVRYIRKPIDYSLLDDMGHGVKASAQNMKAGGGALPRTNPPTQKPPSPPMTGKGTLGRHSPYRTLEPVRPPVVPNDYVSSPTRNMAPPQQSPARTASVNQRNRTYSGSSGGSHPSSSRSSSRENSGSGSVGVPIAVPTPAPPTAFPGAPQFYSMNRPAQQPQSQQVGGSLPYRRPSSVTGQPNMPHNQSQLNGGPHFAQNQGPLAPPPPSMQITPQLPLMGFVARVQETISDVPPPPPPADEPVFEEPTPPPPPPEDYEDDEDEEESAVVEYSDPYAEEDPPWAPRSYLEKVVAIYDYARDKEDELSFQEGAIIYVIKKNDDGWYEGVMNGTTGLFPGNYVESIMHYAD from the exons TCTCCAGACAAGCAGAGGGCGCTGGAGGAGACCAAGAACTACACCACCCAGTCTCTGGCCAGCGTAGCCTACCTGATAAACACTCTGGCCAACAATGTCCTGCAGATGCTGGACATCCAGGCCTCGCAGCTCCGCCGCATGGAGTCCTCcatcaaccacatctcacag ACGGTGGACATCCATAAAGAGAAGGTAGCCAGGCGGGAGATCGGCATCCTCACCACCAACAAGAACACGTCCCGCACACACAAGATCATCGCCCCAGCCAATCCAGAGAGGCCTGTGCGCTACATCCGCAAACCCATCGACTACAGCCTGCTAGACGACATGGGTCACGGAGTCAAG GCCAGCGCTCAGAACATGAAGGCCGGAGGAGGCGCGCTCCCTCGCACCAACCCCCCCACACAGAAGCCCCCCAGCCCGCCCATGACAGGGAAGGGGACCCTCGG GCGCCACTCCCCCTATAGGACGCTTGAGCCGGTGCGTCCACCCGTTGTCCCTAACGACTACGTCTCGAGCCCGACGCGCAACATGGCGCCCCCCCAGCAGAGCCCTGCACGCACTGCATCTGTTAATCAGAGGAACCGCACGTACAG TGGGAGCAGCGGAGGCAGCCACCCCAGCAGCAGTCGCAGCAGCAGCCGAGAGAACAGCGGCAGCGGCAGCGTGGGCGTGCCCATCGCCGTGCCCACCCCGGCCCCGCCCACCGCCTTCCCAG GTGCTCCTCAGTTCTACAGCATGAACCGCCCGGCGCAGCAGCCCCAAAGCCAGCAGGTCGGAGGCTCCCTGCCGTACCGCCGACCCTCGTCTGTCACCGGACAGCCCAACATGCCACACAACCAGAGCCAGCTCAACGGCGGACCCCACTTCGCCCAGAACCAAG GTCCGCTCGcgccccctcccccctccatgCAGATCACCCCTCAGCTGCCTCTGATGGGCTTTGTGGCCCGAGTTCAGGAGACTA TCTCAGACGTGCCGCCCCCGCCTCCGCCTGCAGATGAGCCGGTGTTTGAGGAACCCACACCTCCTCCGCCGCCGCCGGAGGACTACGAGGACGATGAAGACGAGGAGGAGTCGGCGGTGGTGGAGTACAGCGACCCCTACGCGGAGGAGGACCCGCCCTGGGCCCCTCGCAGCTACCTGGAGaaag TGGTGGCCATCTACGACTACGCTCGAGACAAAGAAGACGAGCTTTCGTTCCAGGAGGGCGCCATCATCTACGTGATCAAGAAGAACGACGACGGCTGGTATGAGGGCGTGATGAACGGGACCACGGGCCTCTTCCCCGGCAACTACGTCGAGTCCATCATGCACTACGCCGACTGA
- the LOC122976219 gene encoding abl interactor 1-like isoform X8: MAELQMLLEEEIPAGRSALLDSFTNLERVAEYCESNYVQSPDKQRALEETKNYTTQSLASVAYLINTLANNVLQMLDIQASQLRRMESSINHISQTVDIHKEKVARREIGILTTNKNTSRTHKIIAPANPERPVRYIRKPIDYSLLDDMGHGVKASAQNMKAGGGALPRTNPPTQKPPSPPMTGKGTLGSGSSGGSHPSSSRSSSRENSGSGSVGVPIAVPTPAPPTAFPGAPQFYSMNRPAQQPQSQQVGGSLPYRRPSSVTGQPNMPHNQSQLNGGPHFAQNQGPLAPPPPSMQITPQLPLMGFVARVQETISDVPPPPPPADEPVFEEPTPPPPPPEDYEDDEDEEESAVVEYSDPYAEEDPPWAPRSYLEKVVAIYDYARDKEDELSFQEGAIIYVIKKNDDGWYEGVMNGTTGLFPGNYVESIMHYAD; encoded by the exons TCTCCAGACAAGCAGAGGGCGCTGGAGGAGACCAAGAACTACACCACCCAGTCTCTGGCCAGCGTAGCCTACCTGATAAACACTCTGGCCAACAATGTCCTGCAGATGCTGGACATCCAGGCCTCGCAGCTCCGCCGCATGGAGTCCTCcatcaaccacatctcacag ACGGTGGACATCCATAAAGAGAAGGTAGCCAGGCGGGAGATCGGCATCCTCACCACCAACAAGAACACGTCCCGCACACACAAGATCATCGCCCCAGCCAATCCAGAGAGGCCTGTGCGCTACATCCGCAAACCCATCGACTACAGCCTGCTAGACGACATGGGTCACGGAGTCAAG GCCAGCGCTCAGAACATGAAGGCCGGAGGAGGCGCGCTCCCTCGCACCAACCCCCCCACACAGAAGCCCCCCAGCCCGCCCATGACAGGGAAGGGGACCCTCGG CAGTGGGAGCAGCGGAGGCAGCCACCCCAGCAGCAGTCGCAGCAGCAGCCGAGAGAACAGCGGCAGCGGCAGCGTGGGCGTGCCCATCGCCGTGCCCACCCCGGCCCCGCCCACCGCCTTCCCAG GTGCTCCTCAGTTCTACAGCATGAACCGCCCGGCGCAGCAGCCCCAAAGCCAGCAGGTCGGAGGCTCCCTGCCGTACCGCCGACCCTCGTCTGTCACCGGACAGCCCAACATGCCACACAACCAGAGCCAGCTCAACGGCGGACCCCACTTCGCCCAGAACCAAG GTCCGCTCGcgccccctcccccctccatgCAGATCACCCCTCAGCTGCCTCTGATGGGCTTTGTGGCCCGAGTTCAGGAGACTA TCTCAGACGTGCCGCCCCCGCCTCCGCCTGCAGATGAGCCGGTGTTTGAGGAACCCACACCTCCTCCGCCGCCGCCGGAGGACTACGAGGACGATGAAGACGAGGAGGAGTCGGCGGTGGTGGAGTACAGCGACCCCTACGCGGAGGAGGACCCGCCCTGGGCCCCTCGCAGCTACCTGGAGaaag TGGTGGCCATCTACGACTACGCTCGAGACAAAGAAGACGAGCTTTCGTTCCAGGAGGGCGCCATCATCTACGTGATCAAGAAGAACGACGACGGCTGGTATGAGGGCGTGATGAACGGGACCACGGGCCTCTTCCCCGGCAACTACGTCGAGTCCATCATGCACTACGCCGACTGA
- the LOC122976219 gene encoding abl interactor 2-like isoform X3 — MAELQMLLEEEIPAGRSALLDSFTNLERVAEYCESNYVQSPDKQRALEETKNYTTQSLASVAYLINTLANNVLQMLDIQASQLRRMESSINHISQTVDIHKEKVARREIGILTTNKNTSRTHKIIAPANPERPVRYIRKPIDYSLLDDMGHGVKASAQNMKAGGGALPRTNPPTQKPPSPPMTGKGTLGRHSPYRTLEPVRPPVVPNDYVSSPTRNMAPPQQSPARTASVNQRNRTYSGSSGGSHPSSSRSSSRENSGSGSVGVPIAVPTPAPPTAFPGAPQFYSMNRPAQQPQSQQVGGSLPYRRPSSVTGQPNMPHNQSQLNGGPHFAQNQAGPLAPPPPSMQITPQLPLMGFVARVQETISDVPPPPPPADEPVFEEPTPPPPPPEDYEDDEDEEESAVVEYSDPYAEEDPPWAPRSYLEKVVAIYDYARDKEDELSFQEGAIIYVIKKNDDGWYEGVMNGTTGLFPGNYVESIMHYAD, encoded by the exons TCTCCAGACAAGCAGAGGGCGCTGGAGGAGACCAAGAACTACACCACCCAGTCTCTGGCCAGCGTAGCCTACCTGATAAACACTCTGGCCAACAATGTCCTGCAGATGCTGGACATCCAGGCCTCGCAGCTCCGCCGCATGGAGTCCTCcatcaaccacatctcacag ACGGTGGACATCCATAAAGAGAAGGTAGCCAGGCGGGAGATCGGCATCCTCACCACCAACAAGAACACGTCCCGCACACACAAGATCATCGCCCCAGCCAATCCAGAGAGGCCTGTGCGCTACATCCGCAAACCCATCGACTACAGCCTGCTAGACGACATGGGTCACGGAGTCAAG GCCAGCGCTCAGAACATGAAGGCCGGAGGAGGCGCGCTCCCTCGCACCAACCCCCCCACACAGAAGCCCCCCAGCCCGCCCATGACAGGGAAGGGGACCCTCGG GCGCCACTCCCCCTATAGGACGCTTGAGCCGGTGCGTCCACCCGTTGTCCCTAACGACTACGTCTCGAGCCCGACGCGCAACATGGCGCCCCCCCAGCAGAGCCCTGCACGCACTGCATCTGTTAATCAGAGGAACCGCACGTACAG TGGGAGCAGCGGAGGCAGCCACCCCAGCAGCAGTCGCAGCAGCAGCCGAGAGAACAGCGGCAGCGGCAGCGTGGGCGTGCCCATCGCCGTGCCCACCCCGGCCCCGCCCACCGCCTTCCCAG GTGCTCCTCAGTTCTACAGCATGAACCGCCCGGCGCAGCAGCCCCAAAGCCAGCAGGTCGGAGGCTCCCTGCCGTACCGCCGACCCTCGTCTGTCACCGGACAGCCCAACATGCCACACAACCAGAGCCAGCTCAACGGCGGACCCCACTTCGCCCAGAACCAAG CAGGTCCGCTCGcgccccctcccccctccatgCAGATCACCCCTCAGCTGCCTCTGATGGGCTTTGTGGCCCGAGTTCAGGAGACTA TCTCAGACGTGCCGCCCCCGCCTCCGCCTGCAGATGAGCCGGTGTTTGAGGAACCCACACCTCCTCCGCCGCCGCCGGAGGACTACGAGGACGATGAAGACGAGGAGGAGTCGGCGGTGGTGGAGTACAGCGACCCCTACGCGGAGGAGGACCCGCCCTGGGCCCCTCGCAGCTACCTGGAGaaag TGGTGGCCATCTACGACTACGCTCGAGACAAAGAAGACGAGCTTTCGTTCCAGGAGGGCGCCATCATCTACGTGATCAAGAAGAACGACGACGGCTGGTATGAGGGCGTGATGAACGGGACCACGGGCCTCTTCCCCGGCAACTACGTCGAGTCCATCATGCACTACGCCGACTGA
- the LOC122976219 gene encoding abl interactor 2-like isoform X5 has product MAELQMLLEEEIPAGRSALLDSFTNLERVAEYCESNYVQSPDKQRALEETKNYTTQSLASVAYLINTLANNVLQMLDIQASQLRRMESSINHISQTVDIHKEKVARREIGILTTNKNTSRTHKIIAPANPERPVRYIRKPIDYSLLDDMGHGVKASAQNMKAGGGALPRTNPPTQKPPSPPMTGKGTLGRHSPYRTLEPVRPPVVPNDYVSSPTRNMAPPQQSPARTASVNQRNRTYSSGSSGGSHPSSSRSSSRENSGSGSVGVPIAVPTPAPPTAFPGAPQFYSMNRPAQQPQSQQVGGSLPYRRPSSVTGQPNMPHNQSQLNGGPHFAQNQVSDVPPPPPPADEPVFEEPTPPPPPPEDYEDDEDEEESAVVEYSDPYAEEDPPWAPRSYLEKVVAIYDYARDKEDELSFQEGAIIYVIKKNDDGWYEGVMNGTTGLFPGNYVESIMHYAD; this is encoded by the exons TCTCCAGACAAGCAGAGGGCGCTGGAGGAGACCAAGAACTACACCACCCAGTCTCTGGCCAGCGTAGCCTACCTGATAAACACTCTGGCCAACAATGTCCTGCAGATGCTGGACATCCAGGCCTCGCAGCTCCGCCGCATGGAGTCCTCcatcaaccacatctcacag ACGGTGGACATCCATAAAGAGAAGGTAGCCAGGCGGGAGATCGGCATCCTCACCACCAACAAGAACACGTCCCGCACACACAAGATCATCGCCCCAGCCAATCCAGAGAGGCCTGTGCGCTACATCCGCAAACCCATCGACTACAGCCTGCTAGACGACATGGGTCACGGAGTCAAG GCCAGCGCTCAGAACATGAAGGCCGGAGGAGGCGCGCTCCCTCGCACCAACCCCCCCACACAGAAGCCCCCCAGCCCGCCCATGACAGGGAAGGGGACCCTCGG GCGCCACTCCCCCTATAGGACGCTTGAGCCGGTGCGTCCACCCGTTGTCCCTAACGACTACGTCTCGAGCCCGACGCGCAACATGGCGCCCCCCCAGCAGAGCCCTGCACGCACTGCATCTGTTAATCAGAGGAACCGCACGTACAG CAGTGGGAGCAGCGGAGGCAGCCACCCCAGCAGCAGTCGCAGCAGCAGCCGAGAGAACAGCGGCAGCGGCAGCGTGGGCGTGCCCATCGCCGTGCCCACCCCGGCCCCGCCCACCGCCTTCCCAG GTGCTCCTCAGTTCTACAGCATGAACCGCCCGGCGCAGCAGCCCCAAAGCCAGCAGGTCGGAGGCTCCCTGCCGTACCGCCGACCCTCGTCTGTCACCGGACAGCCCAACATGCCACACAACCAGAGCCAGCTCAACGGCGGACCCCACTTCGCCCAGAACCAAG TCTCAGACGTGCCGCCCCCGCCTCCGCCTGCAGATGAGCCGGTGTTTGAGGAACCCACACCTCCTCCGCCGCCGCCGGAGGACTACGAGGACGATGAAGACGAGGAGGAGTCGGCGGTGGTGGAGTACAGCGACCCCTACGCGGAGGAGGACCCGCCCTGGGCCCCTCGCAGCTACCTGGAGaaag TGGTGGCCATCTACGACTACGCTCGAGACAAAGAAGACGAGCTTTCGTTCCAGGAGGGCGCCATCATCTACGTGATCAAGAAGAACGACGACGGCTGGTATGAGGGCGTGATGAACGGGACCACGGGCCTCTTCCCCGGCAACTACGTCGAGTCCATCATGCACTACGCCGACTGA
- the LOC122976219 gene encoding abl interactor 2-like isoform X2 encodes MAELQMLLEEEIPAGRSALLDSFTNLERVAEYCESNYVQSPDKQRALEETKNYTTQSLASVAYLINTLANNVLQMLDIQASQLRRMESSINHISQTVDIHKEKVARREIGILTTNKNTSRTHKIIAPANPERPVRYIRKPIDYSLLDDMGHGVKASAQNMKAGGGALPRTNPPTQKPPSPPMTGKGTLGRHSPYRTLEPVRPPVVPNDYVSSPTRNMAPPQQSPARTASVNQRNRTYSSGSSGGSHPSSSRSSSRENSGSGSVGVPIAVPTPAPPTAFPGAPQFYSMNRPAQQPQSQQVGGSLPYRRPSSVTGQPNMPHNQSQLNGGPHFAQNQGPLAPPPPSMQITPQLPLMGFVARVQETISDVPPPPPPADEPVFEEPTPPPPPPEDYEDDEDEEESAVVEYSDPYAEEDPPWAPRSYLEKVVAIYDYARDKEDELSFQEGAIIYVIKKNDDGWYEGVMNGTTGLFPGNYVESIMHYAD; translated from the exons TCTCCAGACAAGCAGAGGGCGCTGGAGGAGACCAAGAACTACACCACCCAGTCTCTGGCCAGCGTAGCCTACCTGATAAACACTCTGGCCAACAATGTCCTGCAGATGCTGGACATCCAGGCCTCGCAGCTCCGCCGCATGGAGTCCTCcatcaaccacatctcacag ACGGTGGACATCCATAAAGAGAAGGTAGCCAGGCGGGAGATCGGCATCCTCACCACCAACAAGAACACGTCCCGCACACACAAGATCATCGCCCCAGCCAATCCAGAGAGGCCTGTGCGCTACATCCGCAAACCCATCGACTACAGCCTGCTAGACGACATGGGTCACGGAGTCAAG GCCAGCGCTCAGAACATGAAGGCCGGAGGAGGCGCGCTCCCTCGCACCAACCCCCCCACACAGAAGCCCCCCAGCCCGCCCATGACAGGGAAGGGGACCCTCGG GCGCCACTCCCCCTATAGGACGCTTGAGCCGGTGCGTCCACCCGTTGTCCCTAACGACTACGTCTCGAGCCCGACGCGCAACATGGCGCCCCCCCAGCAGAGCCCTGCACGCACTGCATCTGTTAATCAGAGGAACCGCACGTACAG CAGTGGGAGCAGCGGAGGCAGCCACCCCAGCAGCAGTCGCAGCAGCAGCCGAGAGAACAGCGGCAGCGGCAGCGTGGGCGTGCCCATCGCCGTGCCCACCCCGGCCCCGCCCACCGCCTTCCCAG GTGCTCCTCAGTTCTACAGCATGAACCGCCCGGCGCAGCAGCCCCAAAGCCAGCAGGTCGGAGGCTCCCTGCCGTACCGCCGACCCTCGTCTGTCACCGGACAGCCCAACATGCCACACAACCAGAGCCAGCTCAACGGCGGACCCCACTTCGCCCAGAACCAAG GTCCGCTCGcgccccctcccccctccatgCAGATCACCCCTCAGCTGCCTCTGATGGGCTTTGTGGCCCGAGTTCAGGAGACTA TCTCAGACGTGCCGCCCCCGCCTCCGCCTGCAGATGAGCCGGTGTTTGAGGAACCCACACCTCCTCCGCCGCCGCCGGAGGACTACGAGGACGATGAAGACGAGGAGGAGTCGGCGGTGGTGGAGTACAGCGACCCCTACGCGGAGGAGGACCCGCCCTGGGCCCCTCGCAGCTACCTGGAGaaag TGGTGGCCATCTACGACTACGCTCGAGACAAAGAAGACGAGCTTTCGTTCCAGGAGGGCGCCATCATCTACGTGATCAAGAAGAACGACGACGGCTGGTATGAGGGCGTGATGAACGGGACCACGGGCCTCTTCCCCGGCAACTACGTCGAGTCCATCATGCACTACGCCGACTGA
- the LOC122976219 gene encoding abl interactor 2-like isoform X1 produces MAELQMLLEEEIPAGRSALLDSFTNLERVAEYCESNYVQSPDKQRALEETKNYTTQSLASVAYLINTLANNVLQMLDIQASQLRRMESSINHISQTVDIHKEKVARREIGILTTNKNTSRTHKIIAPANPERPVRYIRKPIDYSLLDDMGHGVKASAQNMKAGGGALPRTNPPTQKPPSPPMTGKGTLGRHSPYRTLEPVRPPVVPNDYVSSPTRNMAPPQQSPARTASVNQRNRTYSSGSSGGSHPSSSRSSSRENSGSGSVGVPIAVPTPAPPTAFPGAPQFYSMNRPAQQPQSQQVGGSLPYRRPSSVTGQPNMPHNQSQLNGGPHFAQNQAGPLAPPPPSMQITPQLPLMGFVARVQETISDVPPPPPPADEPVFEEPTPPPPPPEDYEDDEDEEESAVVEYSDPYAEEDPPWAPRSYLEKVVAIYDYARDKEDELSFQEGAIIYVIKKNDDGWYEGVMNGTTGLFPGNYVESIMHYAD; encoded by the exons TCTCCAGACAAGCAGAGGGCGCTGGAGGAGACCAAGAACTACACCACCCAGTCTCTGGCCAGCGTAGCCTACCTGATAAACACTCTGGCCAACAATGTCCTGCAGATGCTGGACATCCAGGCCTCGCAGCTCCGCCGCATGGAGTCCTCcatcaaccacatctcacag ACGGTGGACATCCATAAAGAGAAGGTAGCCAGGCGGGAGATCGGCATCCTCACCACCAACAAGAACACGTCCCGCACACACAAGATCATCGCCCCAGCCAATCCAGAGAGGCCTGTGCGCTACATCCGCAAACCCATCGACTACAGCCTGCTAGACGACATGGGTCACGGAGTCAAG GCCAGCGCTCAGAACATGAAGGCCGGAGGAGGCGCGCTCCCTCGCACCAACCCCCCCACACAGAAGCCCCCCAGCCCGCCCATGACAGGGAAGGGGACCCTCGG GCGCCACTCCCCCTATAGGACGCTTGAGCCGGTGCGTCCACCCGTTGTCCCTAACGACTACGTCTCGAGCCCGACGCGCAACATGGCGCCCCCCCAGCAGAGCCCTGCACGCACTGCATCTGTTAATCAGAGGAACCGCACGTACAG CAGTGGGAGCAGCGGAGGCAGCCACCCCAGCAGCAGTCGCAGCAGCAGCCGAGAGAACAGCGGCAGCGGCAGCGTGGGCGTGCCCATCGCCGTGCCCACCCCGGCCCCGCCCACCGCCTTCCCAG GTGCTCCTCAGTTCTACAGCATGAACCGCCCGGCGCAGCAGCCCCAAAGCCAGCAGGTCGGAGGCTCCCTGCCGTACCGCCGACCCTCGTCTGTCACCGGACAGCCCAACATGCCACACAACCAGAGCCAGCTCAACGGCGGACCCCACTTCGCCCAGAACCAAG CAGGTCCGCTCGcgccccctcccccctccatgCAGATCACCCCTCAGCTGCCTCTGATGGGCTTTGTGGCCCGAGTTCAGGAGACTA TCTCAGACGTGCCGCCCCCGCCTCCGCCTGCAGATGAGCCGGTGTTTGAGGAACCCACACCTCCTCCGCCGCCGCCGGAGGACTACGAGGACGATGAAGACGAGGAGGAGTCGGCGGTGGTGGAGTACAGCGACCCCTACGCGGAGGAGGACCCGCCCTGGGCCCCTCGCAGCTACCTGGAGaaag TGGTGGCCATCTACGACTACGCTCGAGACAAAGAAGACGAGCTTTCGTTCCAGGAGGGCGCCATCATCTACGTGATCAAGAAGAACGACGACGGCTGGTATGAGGGCGTGATGAACGGGACCACGGGCCTCTTCCCCGGCAACTACGTCGAGTCCATCATGCACTACGCCGACTGA